A stretch of the Vagococcus xieshaowenii genome encodes the following:
- the pplA gene encoding extracellular electron transfer flavoprotein PplA, giving the protein MKKTKLLSGMAVAAMATLLLAGCSSDQEKETTKESSATTEQTSSSAATEETAAEKVAGADLQDGTYKLEEKNESNGYRAVFSIDVKDGKITASNFDYVDADGNSKKDDKDYNTNMKDKAGVSPAEFIPALNDAFVAAQSADVEAVTGATHSSHSFVNYAQQLIQAAQAGNTETIEINNGADLVDGTYNLEEKNESNGYRVVFSIDVKDGKISASNFDYVNADGKSKKDDADYNKMMEEKSGVGPATFIPELNESLVKAESVGDVEVVTGATHSSHNFQTYAQQLVNAAEKGDTAKIEVDNIVMAK; this is encoded by the coding sequence ATGAAAAAAACTAAATTATTATCTGGTATGGCAGTTGCAGCAATGGCAACATTATTATTAGCAGGTTGCTCAAGTGATCAAGAAAAAGAAACAACTAAAGAAAGTTCAGCAACAACTGAACAAACTTCATCATCAGCTGCAACTGAAGAAACTGCTGCAGAAAAAGTAGCAGGCGCTGACTTACAAGATGGTACATATAAATTAGAAGAGAAAAATGAATCAAACGGTTACCGTGCAGTTTTCTCAATCGATGTTAAAGATGGTAAAATCACTGCTTCAAACTTTGACTACGTAGATGCTGATGGCAACTCTAAAAAAGACGATAAAGATTACAATACTAACATGAAAGATAAAGCAGGCGTGAGTCCAGCAGAATTCATTCCAGCATTAAATGACGCATTCGTTGCCGCTCAAAGTGCTGATGTTGAAGCTGTAACAGGTGCTACACATTCAAGCCATAGTTTTGTAAACTACGCACAACAATTAATCCAAGCAGCTCAAGCTGGTAATACTGAAACAATCGAAATCAACAATGGTGCTGACTTAGTAGACGGTACTTATAACTTAGAAGAGAAAAACGAATCAAATGGCTACCGTGTAGTCTTCTCAATCGACGTTAAAGACGGAAAAATCTCAGCTTCAAACTTTGACTATGTTAATGCAGATGGTAAATCTAAAAAAGATGATGCTGACTACAACAAAATGATGGAAGAAAAATCAGGTGTAGGTCCAGCGACATTCATTCCTGAATTAAACGAATCATTAGTTAAAGCTGAATCAGTTGGTGATGTTGAAGTCGTAACAGGTGCTACTCACTCAAGCCATAACTTCCAAACATACGCACAACAATTAGTAAATGCTGCTGAAAAAGGCGACACTGCTAAAATCGAAGTAGACAATATTGTCATGGCAAAATAA